One genomic segment of Pedobacter endophyticus includes these proteins:
- the odhB gene encoding 2-oxoglutarate dehydrogenase complex dihydrolipoyllysine-residue succinyltransferase, which produces MSLEIKVPPVGESITEVVLSQWLKSDGDVVEMDEVIAELESDKATFELTAEQAGTLRTIAAEGDTLAIGAVVCKIEDGGAAPGPKAEGESPKSDAQAPAAVAEAPKASESGKESYASGTPSPAAGKILAEKGIEATAVKGTGVDGRITKDDAVKAESGKAKAETPKAAPAPVAPAPAGARSERREKMSPLRKTVAKRLVSVKNETAMLTTFNEVNMKPIMDLRSKYKESFKEKHGVGLGFMSFFTKAVTEALKDFPAVNARIEGEELVYNNFADISIAVSAPKGLVVPVIRNAESMSLADIEKSVLALALKARDGKLTIEEMTGGTFTITNGGVFGSMMSTPIINAPQSAILGMHNIVERPIAEKGEVVIRPMMYVALSYDHRIIDGRESVGFLVRVKQLLEDPARLLLGV; this is translated from the coding sequence ATGAGTTTAGAGATAAAAGTTCCACCAGTTGGTGAGTCGATAACCGAAGTTGTTTTATCGCAATGGCTAAAAAGCGACGGCGATGTTGTTGAAATGGATGAGGTTATTGCTGAATTAGAATCAGACAAGGCTACTTTCGAACTAACCGCTGAACAAGCCGGAACTTTAAGAACAATTGCTGCCGAAGGCGATACTTTAGCAATTGGCGCAGTAGTTTGTAAAATTGAAGATGGTGGAGCTGCGCCTGGTCCAAAGGCCGAAGGCGAAAGTCCAAAGTCGGATGCGCAAGCTCCGGCAGCGGTGGCTGAGGCTCCAAAAGCTTCTGAGTCTGGCAAAGAATCTTATGCTAGTGGCACGCCATCGCCTGCTGCTGGAAAAATTCTTGCTGAAAAAGGTATCGAAGCCACTGCTGTAAAAGGCACTGGCGTTGATGGTCGCATTACTAAAGACGACGCTGTTAAAGCAGAAAGCGGAAAAGCTAAAGCTGAAACCCCGAAAGCAGCTCCAGCTCCTGTTGCTCCTGCTCCAGCCGGTGCACGTTCTGAGCGTCGCGAGAAAATGTCGCCACTGCGCAAAACCGTTGCCAAGCGTTTGGTTTCTGTTAAAAATGAAACGGCCATGTTAACTACTTTTAACGAGGTTAACATGAAGCCAATAATGGACTTACGTTCGAAATATAAAGAGTCGTTTAAAGAGAAACATGGTGTTGGCTTAGGCTTCATGAGTTTCTTCACTAAAGCGGTAACTGAAGCGCTAAAGGATTTTCCTGCCGTGAACGCCCGTATTGAAGGCGAGGAATTGGTTTACAATAATTTCGCTGATATTTCTATCGCCGTTTCTGCACCAAAAGGATTAGTCGTGCCTGTAATTCGTAATGCCGAAAGCATGAGTTTGGCAGACATTGAAAAATCTGTGCTGGCACTGGCTTTAAAGGCACGCGACGGTAAATTGACTATCGAAGAAATGACAGGCGGAACCTTCACCATTACCAATGGCGGCGTGTTCGGCTCAATGATGTCGACTCCGATTATTAATGCGCCACAATCGGCTATTTTAGGAATGCACAATATTGTTGAGCGTCCGATTGCTGAAAAAGGTGAGGTGGTGATTCGTCCGATGATGTATGTTGCATTGTCATACGACCACAGAATTATCGACGGACGTGAGTCGGTTGGTTTCCTGGTACGCGTTAAGCAATTGTTGGAAGATCCAGCCAGATTGTTGTTAGGCGTTTAA
- a CDS encoding ribosomal maturation YjgA family protein, with translation MKLTFNFKFLFLFVAIFVVEVLIAKFVHDAFIRPFGGDVLVVILIYAFFRIFLKTNYKKLALGVLIFSFIIEFLQAVHYVEWLGLQNSRLWSTVLGTSFSIYDLLAYFVGYLICLLFSDN, from the coding sequence ATGAAACTAACCTTCAATTTTAAGTTCCTGTTCCTTTTTGTAGCGATTTTTGTTGTAGAAGTCTTAATTGCAAAATTCGTACACGACGCATTTATTCGCCCTTTTGGTGGCGATGTTCTGGTGGTGATATTGATTTACGCCTTCTTCCGGATTTTCCTCAAAACAAACTATAAAAAGCTCGCTCTTGGCGTGTTAATTTTCTCCTTTATCATCGAGTTTTTACAGGCGGTTCATTATGTAGAATGGCTGGGTTTACAAAATAGTAGGCTTTGGAGCACTGTTCTCGGCACTTCTTTTAGTATTTACGATCTGCTAGCCTATTTTGTGGGTTATTTGATTTGTTTGCTGTTTAGTGATAACTGA
- a CDS encoding lipoprotein signal peptidase: protein MKGYTKPLIVIFLVLLADQVLKTWIKTHMNLGDEFNIIGEWFIIHFTENNGMAFGMEFGGEYGKLALSLFRILAVGGIGYGLHYLIKHKYHRGLILNVALIFAGALGNIIDSVFYGKIYGYETWFHGRVVDMLYFPIAKGHFPSWIPIWGGDEFVFFRPVFNLADAAISVGVILILIFQKNYFKEDVKDEVSINSEIVED, encoded by the coding sequence ATGAAAGGATATACAAAACCTTTAATCGTTATCTTTTTAGTTTTACTTGCCGACCAAGTGCTAAAAACGTGGATCAAAACCCACATGAACCTTGGTGATGAGTTCAACATTATTGGTGAGTGGTTTATTATTCACTTTACCGAAAACAATGGCATGGCGTTCGGGATGGAGTTTGGCGGCGAATATGGTAAACTTGCCTTGTCATTGTTCCGTATCCTCGCAGTTGGCGGAATAGGTTATGGATTACATTATCTAATTAAGCATAAATATCATAGAGGTTTAATTTTAAATGTAGCACTAATTTTTGCTGGTGCACTTGGTAACATCATCGATTCGGTGTTTTATGGAAAAATTTACGGCTACGAGACGTGGTTTCATGGTCGCGTGGTAGATATGCTTTATTTTCCTATTGCAAAGGGTCACTTTCCGAGCTGGATCCCGATTTGGGGAGGCGACGAATTTGTGTTCTTCAGACCGGTATTTAACCTTGCTGATGCCGCGATTTCTGTTGGCGTGATCCTTATTCTAATCTTCCAAAAAAACTACTTTAAAGAGGATGTAAAAGATGAAGTTAGTATTAACAGTGAAATTGTCGAAGACTAA
- a CDS encoding TraR/DksA family transcriptional regulator, protein MENNNKTRYSDSELQEFKELIQDKLRMAKEELNALTASLSNPNANGTEDTSGAYKTLEDGSATMEKEQINQLAARQKKFIDNLENALVRIENKTYGICRETGKLIQKERLRAVPHATLSIEAKLKQS, encoded by the coding sequence ATGGAAAATAATAACAAAACGCGCTACTCAGACAGTGAACTTCAGGAATTTAAAGAGTTAATTCAAGATAAATTACGAATGGCCAAAGAGGAGCTTAACGCACTTACGGCATCATTAAGCAACCCAAATGCAAACGGTACAGAAGACACCTCCGGCGCTTACAAAACGCTTGAAGATGGTTCTGCAACGATGGAAAAAGAGCAGATCAATCAGTTGGCTGCCCGCCAGAAAAAATTTATCGATAACCTCGAAAATGCCTTGGTTCGTATTGAGAACAAAACTTACGGTATTTGCCGCGAAACAGGCAAGTTGATTCAAAAAGAACGCTTGCGTGCAGTTCCACACGCTACTTTGAGCATTGAAGCCAAATTAAAGCAGAGTTAA